One genomic segment of Anser cygnoides isolate HZ-2024a breed goose chromosome 20, Taihu_goose_T2T_genome, whole genome shotgun sequence includes these proteins:
- the LOC106037026 gene encoding lipocalin-like isoform X1, which produces MERNVLTGVLHGCQVVLGKRPALKMKVMFLLLELMLLSVLQARAKIPLKEYFDAEKLAGKWHTIAIASHSSWIEDFKRNGKMAVSTVKPQQNGEIIIKTLISGPEGCEQRMMVLKRNDQPSQHTNSCFSGFRSSDDGLEERSGTSHNHGEDVPSCRLLDTDYSNHILLLSDREYQGRIISVLFLYSRDAEAKPHMLEKFRDTMSQMGLSEEQMIVLPKTEECTPPSE; this is translated from the exons ATGGAGCGCAACGTCCTCACAGGTGTGCTGCATGGGTGCCAGGTTGTGCTGGGCAAGAGGCCAGCTCTGAAGATGAAGGTCATGTTCCTGCTCTTGGAGCTGATGCTTCTGTCGGTGCTGCAGGCCCGGGCAAAAATCCCTCTGAAGGAATATTTTGATGCAGAGAAG CTTGCTGGGAAGTGGCATACCATTGCCATAGCTTCCCACTCCAGCTGGATCGAAGACTTCAAGAGAAATGGGAAGATGGCTGTGAGCACTGTAAAACCACAACAGAATGGTGAAATAATCATCAAAACTTTAATTTCTGG CCCTGAAGGATGTGAGCAGAGGATGATGGTCCTAAAAAGAAATGATCAACCTAGTCAACACACAAACTCCT GCTTTTCAGGGTTTAGGAGCTCTGATGATGGTCTTGAGGAAAGAAGTGGCACTTCTCACAACCACG GGGAAGAtgtccccagctgcaggctgctggatACGGACTACAGCAaccacatcctcctcctcagtgACCGCGAGTACCAGGGGAGGATCATCTCAGTGCTGTTTCTCTACA GCAGGGATGCTGAAGCGAAACCCCACATGTTAGAGAAATTCAGAGACACCATGAGCCAGATGGGGCTTTCTGAGGAGCAGATGATTGTGCTGCCCAAGACCG aagagTGCACCCCGCCATCCGAGTAG
- the LOC106037026 gene encoding lipocalin-like isoform X2, translating into MERNVLTGVLHGCQVVLGKRPALKMKVMFLLLELMLLSVLQARAKIPLKEYFDAEKLAGKWHTIAIASHSSWIEDFKRNGKMAVSTVKPQQNGEIIIKTLISGPEGCEQRMMVLKRNDQPSQHTNSCFSGFRSSDDGLEERSGTSHNHGEDVPSCRLLDTDYSNHILLLSDREYQGRIISVLFLYSRDAEAKPHMLEKFRDTMSQMGLSEEQMIVLPKTECTPPSE; encoded by the exons ATGGAGCGCAACGTCCTCACAGGTGTGCTGCATGGGTGCCAGGTTGTGCTGGGCAAGAGGCCAGCTCTGAAGATGAAGGTCATGTTCCTGCTCTTGGAGCTGATGCTTCTGTCGGTGCTGCAGGCCCGGGCAAAAATCCCTCTGAAGGAATATTTTGATGCAGAGAAG CTTGCTGGGAAGTGGCATACCATTGCCATAGCTTCCCACTCCAGCTGGATCGAAGACTTCAAGAGAAATGGGAAGATGGCTGTGAGCACTGTAAAACCACAACAGAATGGTGAAATAATCATCAAAACTTTAATTTCTGG CCCTGAAGGATGTGAGCAGAGGATGATGGTCCTAAAAAGAAATGATCAACCTAGTCAACACACAAACTCCT GCTTTTCAGGGTTTAGGAGCTCTGATGATGGTCTTGAGGAAAGAAGTGGCACTTCTCACAACCACG GGGAAGAtgtccccagctgcaggctgctggatACGGACTACAGCAaccacatcctcctcctcagtgACCGCGAGTACCAGGGGAGGATCATCTCAGTGCTGTTTCTCTACA GCAGGGATGCTGAAGCGAAACCCCACATGTTAGAGAAATTCAGAGACACCATGAGCCAGATGGGGCTTTCTGAGGAGCAGATGATTGTGCTGCCCAAGACCG agTGCACCCCGCCATCCGAGTAG
- the LOC106037062 gene encoding olfactory receptor 2A25-like, giving the protein MSPESLQGGNLSSPTSFLLLGFSSAYKAQVALCLGFSLIYLVTLLGNLLIMNLVWLDAHLHSPMYYFLGHLSFLDICYSSVTLPKILKDSFSPQKTISFVGCITQIYFFLCFGGSECVLLAAMAYDRYLAICRPLHYAALMSKKVCHCLVAVSWLSGSFSSLIQAFLTAHLHFCGSNVINHLFCEVPFLLNVSCSPNARLTKAVQYALAGTIAMGSFLLTLMSYVHILWAVLQKGAGGQKAFATCTSHLTVVFLFFGAGAIVYLLPHSSTSKEMGKVLTLLYAIITPMLNPIIYSLRNNEVQGAIRKALHRVLSQSSTKDTGRAAEQPLPSPCTERGC; this is encoded by the coding sequence ATGAGTCCCGAATCCCTGCAGGGGGGAAATCTCAGCAGCCCCACCTCATTCCTTCTCTTGGGGTTTTCCAGTGCCTACAAAGCACAGGTGGCCCTCTGCCTGGGTTTCTCGCTCATTTACCTGGTGACTCTGCTGGGGAACCTGCTCATAATGAACCTCGTCTGGCTGGACGCTCACCTGCACTCCCCCATGTATTACTTCCTGGGCCACCTCTCCTTCCTGGATATCTGCTACTCCTCCGTCACACTCCCTAAGATCCTCAAGGACTCCTTCTCACCACAGAAGACCATTTCCTTTGTGGGCTGCATCACACAGATCTacttcttcctttgctttggGGGCTCTGAGTGCGTGCTTCTGGCTGCCATGGCCTACGATCGGTACCTGGCCATCTGCCGCCCCCTTCACTATGCAGCGCTCATGAGCAAGAAGGTTTGCCACTGCTTAGTGGCTGTTTCGTGGCTGAGCGGCTCCTTCTCGTCTCTGATCCAGGCCTTTCTCACAGCCCACTTACACTTCTGTGGGTCCAATGTCATCAATCACTTGTTCTGTGAGGTACCCTTCTTGCTGAATGTGTCCTGCAGCCCTAATGCTCGCCTCACCAAGGCTGTCCAGTATGCTCTGGCTGGGACTATTGCCATGGGCTCTTTCCTCCTTACCCTCATGTCGTATGTTCACATCCTCTGGGCTGTCCTCCAGAAGGGAGCAGGGGGGCAGAAGGCCTTTGCCACCTGCACCTCCCACCTGACTGTGGTGTTCCTGTTCTTTGGTGCTGGGGCCATTGTCTACCTGCTGCCCCACTCCAGCACCTCCAAGGAGATGGGCAAGGTCCTCACCCTGCTGTACGCCATCATAACCCCCATGTTGAATCCCATCATTTACAGCTTGAGAAATAACGAAGTCCAGGGGGCCATCAGGAAAGCCCTGCACAGGGTGTTGTCACAGAGCTCCACCAAGGacacaggcagggctgcagagcagcccctgccctcacCATGCACGGAGCGCGGCTGCTGA